In the Drosophila gunungcola strain Sukarami unplaced genomic scaffold, Dgunungcola_SK_2 000001F, whole genome shotgun sequence genome, one interval contains:
- the LOC128263226 gene encoding tRNA selenocysteine 1-associated protein 1 encodes MASVHCQLWMGSLESYMTENFIIAAFRKMGEDPTTVRLMRNKYTGEPAGYCFVNFISDDHALDAMHKLNGKTIPGTNPIVRFRLNSASNSYKLPGNEREFSVWVGDLSSDVDDYQLYKVFSSKFTSIKTAKVILDSLGFSKGYGFVRFGIEDEQKSALYDMNGFIGLGSKPIKICNAVPKPKSELGTALGEGSTNYGYGGSGSSASTGGTDYSQYYDPTSTYWQGYQAWQGYYEQAGPSITDAAAYYQQAMSQSHSNPQTLAQHAEAWSAQRSAQYEQQQQIASAANGAEEEYGLVEHKFVLDTDKLNREAIDADRRLYDALESSKWLPIEQLEVF; translated from the exons ATGGCGTCCGTACATTGTCAACTGTGGATGGGAAGC CTGGAGTCCTACATGACGGAGAACTTCATCATTGCCGCGTTCCGGAAAATGGGCGAGGATCCTACCACGGTGCGCCTGATGCGCAACAAATACACCGGCGAACCGGCCGGGTACTGTTTCGTCAACTTCATATCCGACGACCATGCGCTGGACGCGATGCACAAGCTGAATGGTAAGACCATTCCCGGCACCAATCCCATCGTGCGATTCCGGCTCAACTCGGCCAGCAATTCGTACAAGCTGCCCGGAAACGAACGCGAATTCAGCGTTTGGGTGGGCGATCTCAGCTCGGATGTGGACGACTACCAGCTGTACAAGGTCTTCTCCAGCAAGTTCACCTCGATCAAGACGGCCAAGGTGATCCTGGACAGCCTGGGCTTCTCGAAGGGCTACGGCTTCGTGCGGTTCGGCATCGAGGATGAGCAGAAGTCGGCGCTGTACGACATGAACGGCTTTATTGGACTGGGCAGCAAGCCCATAAAGATCTGCAATGCTGTGCCCAAGCCAAAGTCTGAGTTGGGCACTGCTTTGGGAGAGGGAAGCACCAACTATGGATATGGTGGCTCCGGGAGCAGTGCATCCACCGGAGGAACGGATTATTCGCAGTATTACGACCCTACCAGCACCTATTGGCAGGGATACCAGGCCTGGCAAGGCTACTACGAGCAGGCGGGGCCCTCGATCACAGATGCGGCTGCCTACTACCAGCAGGCAATGTCGCAGTCGCACTCCAATCCGCAGACCCTCGCACAACACGCCGAAGCATGGAGTGCCCAGCGCAGCGCCCAGtatgagcagcagcagcaaatcgCCTCTGCCGCCAACGGAGCTGAAGAGGAGTACGGCCTCGTGGAACACAAATTTGTCCTGGACACCGACAAACTCAATCGCGAGGCCATCGATGCGGATCGCCGTCTGTACGACGCTTTGGAGAGCTCCAAGTGGCTGCCCATCGAGCAGCTGGAGGTCTTTTAG
- the LOC128263236 gene encoding uncharacterized protein LOC128263236 gives MRITLSRLASFTPKLKELRIILGSGDASKGAREYVQRFYPNLKKNNPDLPILVRECSGVKPRLYARYDNGKEVSLSLANQEAPDIHKNLEAVGN, from the exons ATGCGTATTACTCTTTCCAGGCTGGCCAGCTTTACTCCAAAACTAAAGGAGTTGCGGATCATACTTGGAAGCGGAGATGCTTCCAAGGGAGCCAG AGAGTACGTACAGAGATTCTATCCGAATCTAAAGAAAAACAATCCCGACCTGCCGATCCTGGTGCGCGAATGCTCCGGCGTCAAGCCACGACTTTATGCCCGATATG ACAACGGCAAGGAGGTTTCACTATCCCTGGCCAACCAGGAAGCTCCCGACATACACAAAAACCTGGAGGCAGTTGGAAATTAG
- the LOC128263230 gene encoding probable pseudouridine-5'-phosphatase isoform X1, producing MAHKVLRKVTHCIFDMDGLLLDTERLYTVATEMILEPYGKAYPFEVKERVMGLQTEPLSRFMVEHFELPISWEEYARQQRANAEKLMRNAQLMPGAERLLRHLHASKVPFCLATSSGADMVELKTNQHRELFGLFDHKVCGSTDKEVANGKPAPDIFLVAASRFGVSPAAADCLVFEDSPNGVTAANSAGMQVVMVPDPRLSEEKTSHATQVLGSLADFKPEQFGLPPFRE from the exons ATGGCCCACAAAGTACTGCGAAAGGTGACGCACTGCATCTTCGACATGGACGGATTGCTGCTGG ACACCGAACGACTCTATACGGTGGCCACGGAAATGATCCTCGAGCCCTACGGCAAGGCCTATCCATTTGAGGTGAAGGAACGTGTAATGGGCCTCCAGACGGAGCCGCTTTCCAGGTTCATGGTCGAGCACTTCGAACTGCCCATTTCGTGGGAGGAGTACGCCCGGCAGCAGCGAGCCAACGCAGAGAAACTGATGCGGAACGCCCAGTTGATGCCAG GTGCTGAGCGCCTGCTGCGTCACCTGCACGCCAGCAAGGTGCCATTTTGTCTGGCCACCAGTTCCGGTGCCGACATGGTCGAGCTGAAAACCAACCAGCATCGGGAGCTGTTCGGCCTGTTCGACCACAAGGTGTGCGGCTCTACGGATAAAGAGGTGGCCAACGGAAAGCCTGCTCCGGACATTTTCTTGGTGGCCGCCTCCAGGTTTGGAGTGTCACCGGCAGCCGCCGACTGCCTGGTCTTCGAGGACTCTCCGAATGGCGTGACGGCAGCGAATAGTGCCGGAATGCAGGTGGTCATGGTGCCGGATCCACGGCTGTCCGAGGAGAAAACCTCCCATGCCACACAGGTGCTGGGGTCCCTGGCAGACTTTAAGCCAGAGCAGTTCGGACTGCCCCCGTTCAGGGAATAA
- the LOC128263230 gene encoding probable pseudouridine-5'-phosphatase isoform X2: MAHKVLRKVTHCIFDMDGLLLDTERIYEEVTRQIAASFGRPYPEAVRFRVMGTTEQRSAEIAITECQLPISRTDFLKRYTQLCHERLHNVPLLEGAERLLRHLHASKVPFCLATSSGADMVELKTNQHRELFGLFDHKVCGSTDKEVANGKPAPDIFLVAASRFGVSPAAADCLVFEDSPNGVTAANSAGMQVVMVPDPRLSEEKTSHATQVLGSLADFKPEQFGLPPFRE; this comes from the exons ATGGCCCACAAAGTACTGCGAAAGGTGACGCACTGCATCTTCGACATGGACGGATTGCTGCTGG ACACGGAGCGGATATACGAGGAGGTCACCCGGCAAATAGCCGCCTCCTTCGGCCGCCCCTATCCGGAGGCTGTGCGATTCCGGGTCATGGGTACCACGGAGCAGCGCTCGGCGGAGATAGCCATCACCGAGTGCCAATTGCCCATCTCGCGGACAGACTTTCTCAAGCGATACACGCAGCTATGCCACGAGCGGCTCCACAATGTTCCCCTGCTGGAAG GTGCTGAGCGCCTGCTGCGTCACCTGCACGCCAGCAAGGTGCCATTTTGTCTGGCCACCAGTTCCGGTGCCGACATGGTCGAGCTGAAAACCAACCAGCATCGGGAGCTGTTCGGCCTGTTCGACCACAAGGTGTGCGGCTCTACGGATAAAGAGGTGGCCAACGGAAAGCCTGCTCCGGACATTTTCTTGGTGGCCGCCTCCAGGTTTGGAGTGTCACCGGCAGCCGCCGACTGCCTGGTCTTCGAGGACTCTCCGAATGGCGTGACGGCAGCGAATAGTGCCGGAATGCAGGTGGTCATGGTGCCGGATCCACGGCTGTCCGAGGAGAAAACCTCCCATGCCACACAGGTGCTGGGGTCCCTGGCAGACTTTAAGCCAGAGCAGTTCGGACTGCCCCCGTTCAGGGAATAA
- the LOC128263235 gene encoding 60S ribosomal protein L27a, whose amino-acid sequence MKTRFCSVLQSNIKRKKTRKLRGHVSHGHGRIGKHRKHPGGRGNAGGMHHHRINFDKYHPGYFGKVGMRNFHLRRQHKFRPEINLDKLWSLVGAEKFAELEKEKSTKAPVIDLVKFGYYKLLGRGHLPARPVIVKAKYFSKKAEDKIKKAGGVCLLSA is encoded by the exons ATGAAAACACGTTTCTGTTCTGTTTTGCAGTCGAATATCAAGCGGAAGAAGACCAGGAAGCTGCGTGGTCATGTGAGCCACGGTCACGGCCGTATCGGCAAGCACCGCAAGCATCCCGGAGGTCGCGGTAACGCTGGTGGCATGCACCACCACCGCATTAACTTCGACAAATACCATCCTGGTTACTTCGGCAAGGTCGGCATGAGGAACTTCCATCTGCGCCGCCAGCACAAGTTCAGGCCCGAGATCAACCTGGATAAGCTCTGGTCTCTCGTCGGAGCCGAGAAGTTCGCCGAGTTGGAGAAGGAGAAGAGCACCAAGGCTCCCGTCATCGACTTGGTTAAATTC GGCTACTACAAGCTGCTGGGCCGTGGTCATCTGCCCGCCCGCCCCGTCATCGTGAAGGCCAAGTACTTCTCCAAGAAGGCTGAGGACAAGATCAAGAAGGCCGGTGGTGTGTGCTTGCTGAGCGCCTAA
- the LOC128263237 gene encoding 39S ribosomal protein L27, mitochondrial, producing the protein MSFNIMQKLTLQCLKADQPLMTTVRNASKKTGGSTRNKKGHARPKHRGWRVQDGHHVSEGTILATQLTTRFHPGLNVGFGRNGTLFAMEHGKVYVTCEPIDPNWDHTWIQRNYAGRQDQTIYKKFFNVIPENQHQRFRLVEEI; encoded by the exons ATGTCGTTTAATATAATGCAAAAACTCACACTACAGTGCCTGAAGGCGGATCAGCCACTAATGA CCACTGTGCGCAATGCCAGTAAGAAAACCGGTGGCAGTACGCGCAACAAGAAGGGTCATGCCCGGCCAAAACATCGAGGATGGCGCGTCCAGGATGGACACCATGTCTCCGAGGGCACCATATTGGCCACCCAGCTCACCACGCGATTCCACCCGGGACTGAAT GTGGGCTTTGGTCGCAATGGAACCCTCTTCGCCATGGAGCACGGCAAGGTTTATGTGACCTGCGAGCCGATCGATCCCAACTGGGATCACACCTGGATCCAGAGAAACTACGCCGGCCGCCAGGACCAAACCATCTATAAGaagttttttaatgttataccCGAAAATCAACATCAGCGATTTCGGCTAGTTGAAGAGATCTaa
- the LOC128263210 gene encoding uncharacterized protein LOC128263210 codes for MTTWGNICRICSSPADYEIFAKIPTYLHGSTNEFLNWQKPINIMLEETTGLKNSADDGLPRHICAPCVSYLKHAVTFREQCIKNALSLKLAELYQQKRVNISDANKMDKESALFTAEDLRYVEQRPVHNLLLNNSSKVEASKDKVHKRLLNQTAPQLDVSSEQRIQYLNVLFNKQQHHHNTLSRHSRDAEMPSGSGQNEDEEDDYAVVSSSDDNEEAALLRKHKNCYNYSETNFEEDDPMEQDQLQLRDIKVNIPEPMWKERKCPACSKRFMFEDSQQSHLDNCVEYQFVTFVAEVTKLLEIRRQKMVSPHEFIRRMIFALHKTCTWLQEHSIDSLLAEKLNQVKLSNGEKTAEATIPAEIPEIRPVEEQPFALFDFVSGTTTPITEENNLLYAIARSESRNSQCTPTVKKPIPIRGVAAVPSLGLGIGLDKHQERATFLEKLQRAVVSPGTVSSQGQAPIFSARCGHCNLVFDSVSDLENHNHNAHRGNELNADDEAKRRHIIALFEDDI; via the exons aTGACGACGTGGGGCAATATCTGCCGCATCTGCAGCAGCCCCGCAGACTATGAGATTTTTGCCAAGATTCCCACTTACTTGCACGGCTCCACAAACGAGTTCCTTAACTGGCAGAAGCCTATAAACATAATGCTCGAGGAGACGACAGGCCTGAAA AATTCGGCGGATGACGGCCTGCCGCGCCACATATGTGCTCCATGCGTTTCGTATCTCAAGCACGCCGTCACATTCCGGGAGCAGTGCATCAAGAATGCCCTGAGTCTGAAGCTGGCCGAGCTCTACCAGCAGAAGAGGGTCAACATCTCTGATGCGAACAAGATGGACAAGGAGAGTGCCCTCTTCACGGCAGAGGATCTGCGCTATGTGGAGCAGCGACCCGTGCACAATCTGCTGTTGAATAATAGCTCCAAGGTGGAGGCCTCCAAGGACAAGGTGCACAAAAGGCTGCTAAACCAGACGGCTCCCCAACTGGACGTCAGTTCTGAGCAGAGGATTCAGTACCTCAACGTACTGTTCAACAAGCAGCAGCACCATCACAATACCTTGTCAAGACATTCCCGGGATGCGGAAATGCCCTCGGGCAGTGGACAaaacgaggacgaggaggatgACTATGCGGTGGTCAGTTCCAGCGACGACAACGAGGAGGCCGCCCTGCTGCGCAAGCATAAGAACTGCTACAACTACAGCGAGACCAACTTCGAGGAAGACGATCCCATGGAGCAGGACCAGCTGCAACTGCGTGACATCAAGGTAAACATACCGGAGCCCATGTGGAAGGAGCGCAAGTGTCCGGCCTGCTCCAAGCGCTTCATGTTCGAGGATTCGCAGCAGTCGCATCTAGACAACTGCGTCGAGTACCAGTTCGTCACGTTTGTCGCCGAGGTGACCAAACTGCTGGAGATTAGGCGGCAAAAGATGGTTTCACCGCACGAGTTTATCCGCCGCATGATATTCGCCCTGCACAAAACTTGCACCTGGCTGCAAGAACATTCCATAGACTCGCTTCTGGCCGAGAAGCTTAACCAGGTTAAGCTCTCCAATGGCGAGAAGACGGCTGAGGCGACCATTCCCGCAGAGATTCCCGAAATCCGTCCGGTGGAGGAACAGCCCTTTGCCTTGTTTGACTTTGTGAGCGGCACGACAACTCCGATCACAGAGGAGAATAATCTCCTGTACGCCATTGCGCGCTCAGAGAGCCGGAACTCGCAGTGCACACCCACGGTGAAGAAACCCATTCCCATTCGCGGAGTGGCCGCAGTCCCATCGCTGGGCTTGGGAATTGGATTGGACAAGCACCAGGAGCGGGCTACGTTCCTGGAGAAACTGCAACGGGCTGTAGTCTCTCCCGGAACGGTTAGCTCCCAGGGACAAGCCCCCATATTCTCAGCGCGTTGCGGGCACTGCAATTTAGTATTTGACTCGGTCTCCGACCTGGAGAACCACAACCACAATGCCCACAGGGGCAACGAACTGAACGCTGACGACGAAGCCAAGCGGCGTCACATAATCGCCCTCTTCGAAGATGACATCtaa
- the LOC128263221 gene encoding uncharacterized protein LOC128263221 — protein MASNPNPPLENSVLRSKIREYARDQRLECRIKAKDSLRIGLGQVKKEVAALESLDTKDVLGLAGRIKRRKHATSEDLCRLSLAFLQGNDNINAFAAIPGAIQVLVKELTGPHIQRQIDAVECLCNLSLGDAHVSEKIASLAGSYMVTYLDGKEERLKRSCLWTLSNILATCDKAGRILLQMQLVPKCWRLYSDPNGCQEDAGICLFLVVTHCLHHVSAEDRSYIAKTMHDINPQESGSEYFMYIIHQLDIVGQDHELGASQAECLLHFFENTLSSPVESFNIIYGVRVMANLVAIGNPKLIGGLADPQNFIKALNQLFALRDSQLNMDLMRLLRNYLHLNILDSNLLLDNLQIYA, from the exons atggccTCCAATCCGAATCCTCCTCTAGAGAATTCCGTCCTACGAAGCAAGATTCGAGAATATGCTCGGGACCAGCGTCTAGAGTGCCGCATAAAGGCAAAGGACTCTTTGCGTATCGGTTTAGGACAGGTTAAGAAGGAAGTGGCTGCATTGGAAAGCTTGGACACCAAGGACGTTCTTGGACTGGCGGGCAGGATTAAGCGACGCAAGCATGCCACCTCCGAGGATCTGTGCCGCCTTTCCCTGGCCTTTCTACAGGGCAACGACAACATCAACGCATTTGCTGCCATTCCTGGCGCCATTCAGGTCCTGGTTAAAGAACTTACCG GACCCCACATTCAGCGGCAGATCGATGCCGTCGAGTGTCTGTGTAATCTTTCCCTGGGCGATGCCCATGTCTCCGAGAAGATCGCCAGTTTGGCGGGAAGCTACATGGTCACGTATTTGGATGGCAAGGAGGAGCGCCTTAAGCGCAGCTGCCTGTGGACTCTGTCCAACATTCTGGCTACCTGTGACAAAGCTGGCAGGATATTGCTGCAAATGCAACTTGTGCCCAAATGTTGGAGATTGTACAGCGATCCCAATGGTTGCCAAGAGGACGCAGGCATATGTCTCTTTCTGGTGGTCACCCATTGCCTGCACCATGTGAGCGCCGAAGATCGTAGCTACATTGCAAAAACTATGCACGATATAAACCCCCAGGAATCCGGCAGCGAGTACTTTATGTACATAATACACCAACTGGACATTGTTGGACAGGATCATGAACTAGGTGCGTCACAAGCCGAATGCCTGTTGCACTTTTTTGAGAACACCCTATCCTCTCCAGTAGAAAGTTTTAACATTATTTACGGAGTACGTGTAATGGCCAATCTGGTGGCCATAGGTAACCCAAAACTAATAGGAGGACTGGCAGACCCGcagaattttataaaagccCTAAATCAGCTTTTTGCTTTGCGAGACTCCCAACTCAACATGGACTTGATGCGGTTGCTCAGGAATTACTtgcatttaaacattttggacTCCAACCTGCTATTAGATAACTTGCAGATATACGCATAG
- the LOC128263499 gene encoding zinc finger protein 135-like: MTVCRICSLRRRSMINIFDGTAEVGFPIVDVVSHYTGIEIRQGDSLPETICFMCLENARKSFGISQACESNDPLHIGKEVIEITEFHDEEKLPEEDLRDEVLEISDYPVKNEVLEGELLEEEVCKIQDCERDESNGDEQTPVQVKIEKTYWEESIMDRIQPYNVEIKNEPIDDELIKEESSSIIDPPTCQVKNEPIEDDLFEEEICPMTVEQPKVPKSCLSPSDLKKNRRFYKKPFKCDLCERVFATQTALESHGQTHKKQPHSCGQCLKYFPEESLLKEHILTHRRPHKCCHCPKSFLTAYDLKRHTRIHTGERPYSCDHCPKTFSDRTSLTSHVRTHKGERPYKCSECAMSFTQQCNLQRHIRCHTGERPFECPYCPKTFSQQSNLGLHMRAHSGERFDCSLCSKSFAYKNDLKRHIRTHTEESLGCSLCPKLFATKWSLKKHFHTHKEKIYAYFCDLFRIIIIALRDMEPICRVCLGRSEDLVNIFDARRKTRVSIAEMIELCTDFEVRRGDRFPETICPACLEDAKNAFALRQTCERSHQFYCQVRDEGIEEALCALLEEEDWEFSADKDNWNEATAQDEDLDDNDDDDNDDGDDDNVKPNMKVDTKVVTFECRECSKRYQRRGAWISHMRTHLDGQSFPCHYCSKNFNLKASLDAHIKSHNAEKPYECSHCSKSFAQQSTLQSHERTHTGERPFKCSQCGKNFIKSSDLQRHIRTHVGERPHKCSKCSKTFTRKFHLKNHFRSHTGERPYKCPHCSTAFTLKQHLKEHIRIHSGERPFKCSQCSKSFRLGTILREHKLVHSKERSFQCPHCPSAFKQRKTLGRHILQRHEC; this comes from the exons ATGACAGTGTGTAGGATTTGCAGTCTTAGACGAAGATCCATGATAAACATATTCGATGGAACGGCAGAAGTGGGATTTCCCATTGTGGATGTGGTTTCCCACTATACTGGCATAGAAATTAGACAAGGAGATTCACTTCCTGAAACCATTTGCTTTATGTGCCTGGAAAATGCGCGGAAATCCTTTGGGATAAGTCAAGCCTGTGAGAGCAATGATCCGCTCCATATTGGAAAAGAAGTCATCGAAATCACAGAATTCCACGACGAGGAAAAGCTTCCTGAAGAGGATCTACGAGATGAAGTCCTTGAAATTTCAGACTACCCGGTGAAGAATGAGGTCCTTGAGGGTGAATTACTGGAGGAGGAAGTTTGCAAAATACAAGACTGCGAGAGGGATGAATCAAATGGTGACGAGCAAACCCCTGTCCAAgtgaaaatagaaaaaaccTATTGGGAGGAGTCAATTATGGACAGGATCCAGCCGTATAATGTTGAAATAAAGAACGAGCCAATCGACGATGAGTTGATCAAAGAAGAATCGTCCAGTATTATTGATCCACCAACCTGTCAAGTGAAAAACGAGCCTATTGAAGATGACCTATTTGAGGAAGAGATCTGCCCGATGACAGTTGAGCAGCCAAAAGTCCCAAAGTCTTGTTTGTCTCCATCagatttaaagaaaaataggCGGTTTTACAAGAAACCCTTCAAATGCGACCTTTGCGAGAGGGTTTTTGCAACACAAACTGCTCTGGAGTCGCACGGCCAGACTCATAAGAAGCAACCGCACAGCTGTGGTCAATGCCTCAAATATTTTCCAGAAGAATCGCTTCTGAAGGAGCACATCCTGACCCACAGGAGACCGCACAAGTGCTGCCACTGCCCGAAGTCCTTTCTGACGGCCTACGACCTTAAGAGACACACCAGGATCCACACTGGCGAACGACCGTACAGCTGTGACCATTGCCCGAAAACATTTTCGGACCGGACATCTTTGACGTCGCATGTAAGGACTCACAAGGGCGAGCGGCCCTACAAATGCTCCGAATGCGCGATGTCCTTCACGCAGCAGTGCAATCTTCAAAGACACATTCGTTGTCACACGGGAGAAAGACCTTTCGAGTGTCCCTACTGCCCCAAGACCTTTTCGCAACAGTCCAATCTGGGCCTGCACATGCGGGCTCACTCCGGAGAACGATTCGATTGCTCCCTGTGCTCCAAGTCTTTTGCCTATAAGAACGATTTGAAACGCCACATACGCACTCACACGGAGGAGAGTTTGGGGTGTTCCCTGTGCCCAAAATTGTTTGCCACCAAGTGGAGTCTTAAGAAGCACTTTCATACCCACAAGGAAAAAATT TACGCGTATTTCTGTGATTTGTTTCGAATAATAATCATTGCGCTTAGAGACATGGAGCCAATATGTCGTGTTTGCCTGGGAAGATCCGAGGACTTGGTGAACATATTTGATGCCAGACGAAAGACCAGAGTTTCAATCGCCGAGATGATCGAGCTATGTACCGACTTTGAAGTCAGACGAGGAGATCGCTTTCCGGAAACCATCTGTCCGGCGTGCTTGGAGGATGCCAAGAATGCATTTGCTTTAAGACAAACCTGCGAGAGGAGCCACCAGTTTTACTGTCAGGTCCGGGATGAAGGTATTGAGGAGGCACTATGCGCGTTGCTCGAAGAAGAGGATTGGGAGTTTTCGGCAGATAAAGACAACTGGAATGAAGCTACCGCCCAAGACGAGGACTtggatgataatgatgatgatgataatgatgacgGCGATGACGATAATGTTAAACCCAATATGAAAGTCGACACTAAGGTGGTTACATTTGAATGTCGAGAGTGCTCGAAGAGATACCAGCGAAGGGGCGCCTGGATAAGCCACATGAGGACCCATTTGGATGGGCAGTCATTTCCTTGCCATTACTGTTCAAAGAACTTTAACTTAAAGGCCTCTCTGGATGCGCACATTAAAAGCCACAACGCAGAAAAACCCTACGAGTGTTCCCACTGCTCAAAGTCCTTTGCGCAGCAGTCCACTCTGCAATCGCACGAAAGGACTCACACTGGCGAACGTCCCTTCAAGTGTTCCCAGTGCggcaaaaactttattaaatccTCAGATCTTCAACGACACATTCGCACACATGTAGGGGAACGGCCCCACAAGTGCTCCAAGTGCTCGAAAACCTTTACCAGAAAATTTCACCTCAAAAACCATTTTCGATCTCACACGGGTGAACGACCCTATAAGTGTCCCCACTGTTCAACTGCCTTCACCTTAAAGCAGCATCTCAAAGAACACATTCGCATTCACTCGGGCGAACGTCCGTTTAAGTGTTCCCAGTGCTCCAAGTCCTTTCGTCTCGGGACCATCCTAAGAGAACACAAGCTCGTGCATAGTAAAGAAAGGTCTTTCCAGTGCCCCCATTGTCCTAGTGCCTTTAAGCAAAGAAAAACTCTTGGAAGACACATTCTTCAGCGTCATGAATGTTAG